In one window of Bdellovibrio bacteriovorus DNA:
- a CDS encoding N-acetyl sugar amidotransferase: MSELEVKYGLPREVHYCKKCVMSNQRPASTQEFRHTIESKKVTLNIDENGVCDACRTAEMKNNIDWKKREDELMALLDKYRRNDGHYDCIVPGSGGKDSAYQAHILKYKYGMNPLTITWPPILYTDYGYKNWKNWLDVGGFDNLTFTRNGRVMKTLTRLSIENLLHPFQTFILGQKNLAPKIAAKYDIPLIFYGENEAEYGNPIADNTTSLRDKSYFSFSNIDDIYLGGVSVKELEEKHNIKKRDLMSFLPIESSELANKKIEVHYLGYYLKWTPQEVYYYAVENTGFKARPFRTQGTYSKYNSIDDKIDDLHYYTTYIKFGLGRATYDASQEIRNKHLTRDEGVALVKKFDGEFPDKYFNEVMEYIEMKPERFHELCDQFRSPHLWTKESGDWKLRYPIWEQG; the protein is encoded by the coding sequence ATGAGTGAGTTGGAAGTAAAGTACGGCCTTCCGCGTGAAGTGCACTACTGTAAAAAGTGTGTGATGTCGAATCAGAGACCGGCATCTACGCAAGAGTTTCGTCATACGATTGAAAGTAAAAAAGTTACTTTGAATATCGATGAGAATGGCGTGTGTGATGCTTGTCGCACAGCTGAAATGAAAAACAACATTGATTGGAAGAAACGTGAAGATGAGCTAATGGCTCTTCTTGATAAATATCGCCGTAATGACGGTCACTATGATTGTATCGTGCCTGGCAGCGGTGGAAAAGACAGTGCTTATCAAGCTCATATCTTGAAATACAAATACGGCATGAATCCACTTACAATCACTTGGCCGCCAATTCTTTACACGGACTATGGTTACAAGAATTGGAAAAACTGGCTCGACGTCGGTGGTTTTGACAATCTGACTTTCACGCGCAATGGCCGTGTGATGAAAACTTTGACGAGATTGTCGATCGAAAATCTTCTTCATCCGTTCCAAACGTTTATTTTGGGACAAAAGAATTTGGCTCCGAAAATTGCGGCTAAATATGATATCCCTCTAATTTTCTACGGTGAGAACGAAGCGGAATATGGAAATCCCATTGCGGACAATACGACTTCATTGCGTGACAAATCATATTTCAGCTTTTCAAACATCGATGATATCTATCTCGGCGGTGTTTCTGTTAAGGAACTGGAAGAAAAACACAATATTAAGAAGCGCGACTTGATGTCTTTCTTGCCAATTGAATCTTCAGAGCTTGCAAATAAGAAAATTGAAGTTCATTACCTAGGTTATTACCTAAAATGGACTCCTCAAGAAGTTTACTACTACGCAGTAGAAAACACAGGCTTTAAAGCTCGCCCGTTCCGTACACAAGGGACATACAGCAAGTACAATAGTATTGATGATAAGATTGATGATCTTCACTACTATACAACATATATCAAGTTTGGTTTGGGACGCGCTACTTACGATGCTTCTCAAGAGATTCGTAATAAGCATTTGACTCGTGACGAAGGTGTTGCACTGGTTAAAAAATTCGACGGTGAATTCCCTGACAAATACTTCAATGAAGTTATGGAATATATCGAAATGAAGCCAGAGCGTTTTCACGAATTGTGTGACCAATTCCGTTCTCCTCATCTATGGACAAAAGAGAGTGGTGATTGGAAGCTCAGATATCCTATTTGGGAGCAAGGTTAG
- the hisH gene encoding imidazole glycerol phosphate synthase subunit HisH produces MKKVVIVDYGLGNIFSITQALKVNGCTPIVSSDKNEILSADGILLPGVGAFGDAMAKLVELNLVETLREQANKGVPFLGVCLGLQLLFTTSEEFGSHKGLDLIPGTVRRFPNSYKDISLNVPFIGWNFLEKKKEDAFLEGLENKSKMFLVHSFYVEPKDASCVLGTCSYQGFAYPTMVRKGNIFGVQGHPEKSGPDGIKIYKNWLNIL; encoded by the coding sequence ATGAAAAAAGTTGTTATTGTAGATTATGGATTGGGGAATATTTTTAGCATCACCCAAGCTTTGAAAGTAAATGGTTGTACTCCTATTGTTTCCAGCGACAAGAATGAAATCTTAAGCGCAGACGGAATTCTTCTTCCAGGTGTCGGTGCCTTTGGCGACGCAATGGCGAAATTGGTTGAGCTCAATTTAGTTGAAACTTTGCGCGAGCAAGCTAACAAAGGCGTTCCCTTTTTGGGCGTCTGTCTGGGATTGCAGCTTCTCTTTACAACAAGTGAAGAGTTTGGCAGCCATAAGGGCCTAGACTTGATTCCGGGTACAGTTCGTCGTTTCCCAAATAGCTACAAAGACATTTCTTTGAACGTGCCTTTTATTGGCTGGAATTTTCTTGAGAAGAAAAAGGAAGACGCTTTTTTAGAAGGACTTGAGAATAAGTCAAAAATGTTCTTGGTACACTCTTTTTACGTTGAACCGAAAGATGCAAGCTGCGTTCTTGGTACATGTAGTTATCAAGGATTTGCATATCCAACGATGGTAAGAAAGGGCAATATTTTTGGTGTTCAAGGGCATCCAGAAAAAAGCGGCCCGGATGGAATTAAGATTTACAAAAACTGGTTAAATATTTTGTGA